A region from the Kiloniellales bacterium genome encodes:
- a CDS encoding MFS transporter, with protein MLSFSFLRSNLRWLGAGFLLSLSSSFGQTYFISLFSGDLREAFDLSHGGFGGLYTLATLASAATLVWLGKLADTQPLARLSAATILGLALTALAMAAVASPVMLVLVLFGLRLFGQGLLSHLCFTAMGRWYNAQRGRAIAIAAMGFPAGEALFPIVAVGLALWIGWRETWVVTAGALLLVALPLAFALLRHGRTPRNPVPLEGGNGKVLPRDWTRGEVLRDPLFYALMPGVLAPSFILTGVFFHQVHLVETKGWSLALFAAAYPGYSLAAVGTSLAFGWAVDRWNAARLLPAYLLPMAAGLFLLGLGDAPWVALAFMALGGATAGAATTLIGALWAEIYGTGHLGAIRALAVAAMVFATGLAPGLMGGLLDLGVGLEAQVLALALYTLAAAGFFLALAYRAPRLARAGAGG; from the coding sequence ATGCTGAGCTTCTCCTTCCTGCGGAGCAACCTGCGCTGGCTCGGGGCCGGGTTTCTGCTGAGCCTCTCTTCGAGCTTCGGGCAGACCTACTTCATTTCGCTCTTCTCCGGCGATCTGCGTGAAGCCTTCGACCTGAGCCACGGCGGCTTCGGCGGGCTCTACACCCTGGCCACCCTGGCCAGCGCGGCGACCCTGGTCTGGCTCGGCAAGCTGGCCGACACCCAGCCGCTCGCCCGGCTCTCCGCGGCGACAATCCTCGGCCTGGCCCTGACCGCGCTGGCCATGGCCGCGGTCGCCTCCCCGGTCATGCTGGTCCTGGTCCTCTTCGGCCTGCGGCTTTTCGGCCAGGGCCTACTGAGCCACCTCTGCTTCACTGCCATGGGCCGCTGGTACAACGCCCAGCGCGGCCGGGCCATCGCCATCGCCGCCATGGGCTTTCCGGCCGGCGAGGCGCTCTTCCCCATCGTGGCGGTCGGCCTGGCGCTCTGGATCGGCTGGCGCGAGACCTGGGTCGTGACCGCCGGCGCCCTGCTCCTGGTCGCCCTGCCGCTCGCCTTTGCGCTCCTGCGGCACGGCCGCACGCCGCGCAATCCGGTGCCACTCGAAGGCGGCAACGGGAAAGTGCTGCCGCGCGACTGGACCCGCGGCGAGGTCCTGCGCGATCCGCTGTTCTACGCCCTGATGCCCGGGGTCCTGGCGCCGTCCTTCATCCTGACCGGCGTGTTCTTCCACCAGGTCCACCTGGTCGAGACCAAGGGCTGGAGCCTGGCGCTCTTCGCCGCCGCCTATCCCGGGTATTCCCTGGCGGCGGTCGGCACTTCGCTCGCCTTCGGCTGGGCCGTCGACCGCTGGAACGCCGCGCGCCTCTTGCCCGCCTATCTGCTGCCCATGGCCGCCGGCCTGTTCCTGCTGGGACTCGGCGACGCGCCCTGGGTCGCGCTCGCCTTCATGGCCCTGGGCGGCGCTACGGCCGGCGCCGCGACCACCCTGATCGGCGCCCTCTGGGCGGAGATCTACGGCACCGGGCACCTCGGCGCCATTCGCGCCCTGGCGGTCGCCGCCATGGTCTTCGCAACCGGTCTCGCGCCCGGCCTCATGGGCGGCCTGCTGGACCTCGGCGTCGGGCTGGAGGCGCAGGTGCTGGCACTGGCCCTCTACACGCTGGCCGCCGCCGGATTTTTCCTGGCCCTAGCCTACAGAGCACCAAGGCTGGCGAGGGCAGGCGCCGGTGGCTAG
- a CDS encoding CaiB/BaiF CoA-transferase family protein, whose amino-acid sequence MTAPLAGLRVFDLTRILAGPTCTQLLGDLGCDVIKIERPGEGDDTRKWGPPFLQNAGGEDSTEAAYYLSSNRNKRSLTLDIAKPEGQELARRLIAGCDILVENFKVGGLAKYGLAYADLRDANPGLIYCSITGFGQTGPYAPRAGYDYLAQGLGGIMSLTGPVEGEPYKVGVGIADVMCGMYAVSAILAALHHRHQTGKGQHVDLALLDTQVAWLVNEGLNYLTSGKVSKRQGNEHPNIVPYKVLPCADGYFILAVGNDRQFQSFCAFAEAPDLATDPRFTTNADRVRNREALYALLPEVTIKKTQAEWVDGLAGLHVPCGAVNTLDQVFADPQVVHRGMHLKMPYLGSRSGEVDLIGNPIKFSETPVDYRHAPPTCGQQTDEVLQEFGLSPDEIAGLKDGGVI is encoded by the coding sequence ATGACCGCACCGCTCGCCGGCCTCCGCGTCTTCGACCTGACCCGTATCCTCGCCGGGCCGACCTGTACGCAGCTGCTTGGCGACCTGGGCTGCGACGTGATCAAGATCGAGCGCCCGGGCGAAGGCGACGACACCCGCAAGTGGGGCCCGCCCTTCCTCCAGAACGCGGGCGGCGAGGACTCGACGGAGGCCGCCTACTACCTCAGCTCAAACCGCAACAAACGCTCCTTGACCCTTGATATCGCAAAGCCCGAAGGTCAGGAACTGGCACGACGGCTGATCGCCGGCTGCGACATCCTGGTGGAGAACTTCAAGGTCGGCGGCCTGGCCAAGTACGGCCTCGCCTACGCCGACCTGAGGGACGCCAACCCGGGCCTGATCTACTGCTCGATCACCGGCTTCGGCCAGACCGGCCCCTACGCGCCGCGCGCCGGCTACGACTACCTGGCCCAGGGCCTGGGCGGCATCATGAGCCTGACCGGACCGGTCGAGGGCGAGCCCTACAAGGTCGGGGTCGGCATCGCCGACGTCATGTGCGGCATGTACGCGGTCAGCGCGATCCTGGCCGCCCTGCACCACCGCCACCAGACCGGCAAGGGCCAGCACGTCGACCTGGCGCTGCTCGATACCCAGGTCGCCTGGCTGGTCAACGAGGGGCTGAACTACCTGACCTCGGGCAAGGTCTCCAAGCGCCAGGGCAACGAGCATCCCAACATCGTGCCCTACAAGGTCCTGCCCTGCGCCGACGGCTACTTCATCCTGGCGGTCGGCAACGACCGGCAGTTCCAGAGCTTCTGCGCCTTCGCCGAGGCGCCCGACCTGGCCACCGACCCGCGCTTCACGACCAATGCCGACCGGGTGCGCAACCGCGAAGCGCTCTACGCCCTCTTGCCCGAGGTGACGATCAAGAAGACCCAGGCCGAATGGGTCGACGGCCTGGCCGGCCTGCACGTGCCCTGCGGCGCGGTCAACACCCTGGACCAGGTCTTCGCCGATCCGCAGGTCGTCCACCGCGGCATGCACCTCAAGATGCCCTACCTCGGCAGCCGAAGCGGCGAGGTCGACCTGATCGGCAACCCGATCAAGTTCTCCGAGACGCCGGTCGACTACCGCCACGCCCCGCCGACCTGCGGCCAGCAAACCGACGAGGTCCTGCAGGAGTTCGGACTCAGCCCCGACGAGATCGCAGGGCTCAAGGACGGCGGCGTGATCTAA
- a CDS encoding zinc-dependent alcohol dehydrogenase family protein encodes MKQIQLLRHARPDEACACMEVEDVGAPGAGEVVVAIEAAAINPADLLSFEGRYPGPETLPAPVGIEGAGRVVEAGPGVEGLAPGDKVMSLSRANWSERLRLPAAQVVKLPEALDIRQAAMLKANPPSAHLMLKDYVELQEGDWVIQNAANSAVGRHVIRLARARGVKTVNVVRRDSLIPELTGFGADLVVVEGADLAERVRAETGAEAPIRLAIDAVGGSACEHLADCLSEGGMVVNYGFLSGEACRITPAHLIIKGLTLTGFWLYGFMRAADRSEIQALYDEMSQRFIDGTLDVPIEAQYGLDEIAKALAHAHSEGRGGKILLRPSG; translated from the coding sequence ATGAAACAGATCCAGTTGCTGCGCCATGCCCGGCCGGACGAGGCCTGCGCCTGCATGGAGGTCGAGGACGTCGGGGCGCCGGGCGCCGGCGAGGTCGTGGTCGCGATCGAGGCCGCGGCGATCAACCCGGCCGACCTCTTGAGCTTCGAGGGCCGCTACCCCGGGCCCGAGACCCTGCCGGCCCCGGTCGGGATCGAAGGCGCCGGCCGCGTTGTCGAGGCCGGGCCGGGTGTCGAGGGCCTGGCGCCGGGCGACAAGGTGATGAGCCTGTCGCGGGCCAACTGGTCCGAGCGGCTGCGCCTGCCGGCGGCCCAGGTGGTCAAGCTGCCCGAGGCCCTGGACATCCGGCAGGCCGCGATGCTCAAGGCTAACCCACCCTCGGCGCACCTCATGCTCAAGGACTACGTCGAGCTGCAAGAGGGCGACTGGGTGATCCAGAACGCCGCCAACTCGGCGGTCGGCCGCCATGTGATCCGCCTCGCCCGGGCCCGCGGCGTCAAGACGGTCAACGTCGTGCGCCGGGACTCCCTGATCCCCGAGCTCACCGGCTTCGGCGCCGATCTCGTGGTGGTGGAAGGCGCCGACCTTGCCGAGCGCGTGCGCGCCGAGACCGGCGCCGAGGCGCCGATCCGCCTGGCGATCGACGCGGTCGGCGGCAGCGCCTGCGAGCATCTGGCGGACTGCCTCTCCGAGGGCGGGATGGTGGTCAACTACGGCTTCCTCTCCGGCGAGGCCTGCCGGATCACGCCCGCGCACCTGATCATCAAGGGCCTCACATTAACCGGCTTCTGGCTGTATGGCTTCATGCGCGCCGCCGACCGTTCGGAGATCCAGGCGCTCTACGACGAGATGTCCCAGCGCTTCATCGACGGCACCCTGGACGTGCCGATCGAAGCCCAGTACGGCCTGGACGAGATCGCCAAGGCCCTGGCCCACGCCCACAGCGAAGGCCGCGGCGGCAAGATCCTCCTGCGCCCCAGCGGCTGA
- a CDS encoding ParB N-terminal domain-containing protein — translation MLKEVPVPIAEIYVPARLRGTLDAAKVETLAEDILEHGQQTAISVRKGDNRYVLVSGLHRLEACKALGEATIKAIIVRARQF, via the coding sequence ATGCTGAAGGAGGTCCCCGTGCCGATCGCCGAGATCTACGTCCCCGCCCGGCTGCGCGGGACCCTGGATGCGGCCAAGGTCGAGACCCTGGCCGAGGACATTTTGGAGCACGGCCAGCAGACCGCGATCTCGGTGCGCAAGGGGGATAACCGCTACGTCCTGGTGTCCGGTCTGCACCGCCTCGAGGCTTGCAAGGCCCTCGGCGAGGCCACGATCAAGGCGATCATCGTCCGCGCCCGGCAGTTCTGA
- a CDS encoding DUF1194 domain-containing protein, whose product MELFRKLFALVLLGTFLVRPAVGAEAVDVELVLLADASGSIDDAEILFQRQGYADAITHPQVIAAIAQGYEQRIAVTYVEWGAVDSQEVVVPWAIIDGAESAAAFAEKLMATPRLAFGRNAIGNALAAGQALIDGNDIKGFRRVIDFSGDSANNWGGIPITVARDSAVAAGIVINGLAILCRHCSSGRPISYDLEEAFERLIIGGPGAFVVTADNRESFAEAVRKKLLLEVAGPGGPTPKVRTAGRGR is encoded by the coding sequence ATGGAGCTGTTCAGAAAACTCTTTGCGTTGGTGCTGCTCGGCACCTTCCTCGTCCGGCCGGCGGTGGGGGCCGAGGCGGTGGACGTCGAGCTGGTTCTCCTGGCGGACGCCTCGGGCTCGATCGACGACGCCGAGATCCTCTTCCAGCGCCAGGGCTACGCCGACGCCATCACTCATCCCCAGGTAATCGCCGCGATCGCCCAGGGCTACGAGCAGCGGATCGCGGTGACCTATGTCGAGTGGGGTGCCGTGGACTCGCAGGAGGTCGTGGTGCCCTGGGCCATTATCGACGGCGCCGAGAGCGCGGCGGCCTTCGCGGAGAAGCTGATGGCGACGCCGCGCCTGGCCTTCGGGCGCAACGCCATCGGCAATGCCCTCGCCGCCGGCCAGGCCCTGATCGACGGCAACGACATAAAGGGCTTCCGCAGGGTCATCGACTTCTCCGGCGACAGCGCCAACAACTGGGGCGGCATCCCGATCACCGTGGCGCGGGACTCAGCGGTCGCTGCCGGCATCGTGATCAACGGCCTGGCGATCCTCTGCCGCCACTGCAGCAGCGGCCGGCCGATCAGCTACGACTTGGAGGAAGCCTTCGAGCGGCTGATCATCGGCGGCCCCGGCGCTTTCGTGGTTACCGCCGACAACCGCGAGAGCTTCGCCGAGGCCGTGCGCAAGAAGCTGCTGCTGGAGGTCGCAGGGCCCGGCGGCCCGACCCCAAAGGTCAGAACTGCCGGGCGCGGACGATGA